The Methanobrevibacter sp. genome contains a region encoding:
- the argH gene encoding argininosuccinate lyase, translating to MTDEAAEYTSSLEADMLLFEADIKTNFAHTSMLKHEGIIDEGIADKILCALDCLKEEGYEALVFDPSVEDVHMAIENYVTSKIGPEAGFMHTAKSRNDQVACDVRLVLREMIEDIQIGILEFMEGLVEMAGEHLDDIFIGFTHLQHAQPITIAHHLMAHVQALKRDYERLADTYKRVNLNPLGSAAMATTSFPINRQLTTNLLGFDAYLENSMDGVSARDFITETVFDLVSLSSTLAKICEELVLWSTYEFGVIEMADEYSSTSSIMPQKKNPDVAELARGKTSIATGELITILTILKAIPYTYNRDLQEITPHLWNAVKVTSETLSIVTKMMLSVEFKVDRCAELAGKNFATATDLADIMVREKQIPFRTAHKIVGRIVNEATANEMVEEDITSKFIDDIASELGFEELNLDDGLIQRALNPAENVKIRAVPGGPAPEMVEEARYNIKNFLNEEFEKKGI from the coding sequence ATGACTGATGAAGCAGCTGAATACACTTCATCTCTTGAAGCTGATATGCTTCTTTTTGAAGCTGACATCAAAACTAATTTTGCGCACACTTCAATGTTGAAACATGAAGGAATAATCGATGAGGGAATTGCAGATAAGATTTTATGCGCTTTGGATTGTCTTAAGGAAGAGGGTTACGAAGCTCTGGTGTTTGATCCTTCTGTTGAGGACGTGCATATGGCAATAGAAAATTATGTAACCTCCAAAATTGGTCCTGAAGCTGGTTTTATGCATACCGCAAAATCCCGTAATGACCAGGTTGCATGTGACGTTAGATTGGTTCTTCGCGAGATGATTGAGGATATACAAATTGGCATTCTGGAATTTATGGAGGGATTAGTTGAAATGGCGGGTGAGCATTTGGACGATATTTTCATAGGTTTCACTCACTTACAACATGCCCAGCCAATTACAATAGCCCATCATTTGATGGCTCATGTTCAAGCTCTTAAAAGGGATTATGAACGTTTGGCGGATACTTATAAACGTGTCAATTTAAACCCGTTAGGTTCAGCGGCCATGGCAACCACTAGTTTTCCAATCAATAGGCAATTAACCACTAATCTGCTGGGTTTTGATGCATATTTGGAAAACTCTATGGATGGAGTTTCAGCACGTGATTTTATCACAGAAACAGTCTTTGATTTAGTGTCCCTATCATCAACTCTTGCAAAAATCTGTGAAGAGTTGGTATTATGGAGCACTTATGAGTTTGGCGTTATTGAAATGGCAGACGAATATTCATCAACCTCTTCTATTATGCCGCAAAAGAAAAACCCTGATGTAGCAGAGCTCGCAAGAGGCAAAACCAGCATTGCAACTGGTGAGCTGATAACTATTCTAACAATTCTTAAAGCTATTCCATATACTTATAATAGGGATTTGCAGGAAATAACTCCTCATTTATGGAATGCGGTAAAGGTGACCAGTGAAACATTGTCAATCGTTACAAAAATGATGTTGTCTGTTGAGTTTAAGGTTGATAGGTGTGCTGAACTTGCAGGCAAAAACTTTGCAACCGCAACTGACCTTGCAGACATCATGGTCCGTGAAAAGCAAATCCCATTCAGAACAGCTCATAAAATCGTTGGAAGAATTGTCAATGAAGCCACTGCAAATGAAATGGTTGAAGAGGACATTACCTCCAAATTCATTGATGACATTGCTTCTGAATTGGGCTTTGAAGAATTGAACTTGGATGACGGTTTAATTCAAAGAGCTTTAAATCCTGCTGAAAACGTTAAAATCAGAGCCGTTCCAGGAGGTCCTGCTCCTGAAATGGTTGAAGAGGCCAGGTACAATATTAAAAATTTCTTAAATGAGGAATTCGAGAAAAAAGGAATTTAA
- a CDS encoding 30S ribosomal protein S27ae, producing the protein MVRKSDLYKVDGDKIERKNPICPRCGEGVFMADHGDRFACGKCGYTEMKK; encoded by the coding sequence ATGGTAAGAAAATCTGATTTATACAAAGTAGATGGAGACAAAATTGAAAGGAAAAACCCAATTTGTCCTCGTTGTGGTGAAGGTGTATTCATGGCTGACCATGGTGACAGGTTTGCATGCGGTAAATGCGGATACACCGAAATGAAAAAATAA
- a CDS encoding 30S ribosomal protein S24e → MEIEFIEEKENKLFNRKEIKFYVDYDGEATPKVLDIKSKLVALLNTQKDLIVVDNVQPHYGEPRALGYAKVYDTVDDLKYIEAEHILAKNAEPEEEPAEEEADAEE, encoded by the coding sequence ATGGAAATCGAATTTATCGAAGAAAAAGAAAATAAATTATTTAACAGAAAAGAAATTAAATTTTATGTTGATTATGATGGTGAAGCAACTCCTAAAGTTTTAGATATTAAATCAAAATTAGTTGCTTTATTAAATACACAAAAAGATTTAATCGTAGTCGACAATGTACAACCACACTACGGTGAACCTAGAGCATTAGGTTATGCTAAAGTCTATGACACAGTCGATGATTTAAAATACATTGAAGCTGAACATATTTTAGCTAAAAATGCAGAACCTGAAGAAGAACCTGCTGAAGAAGAAGCAGATGCAGAAGAATAG
- a CDS encoding GTP-dependent dephospho-CoA kinase family protein produces the protein MLRLDAELNKDIIAELKKPLGKLYPDFEDAIDDIKSSEFLISVGDETFSNLTKYELYPNIGIIDNLIQRKNHTHDVIRADHILKADNPAGCITDDLWETIGQALELSNTGECYVIEVLGEEDLAVLPCIIMTNPETTILYGQPNEGLVLLKASDLKDKAQKLIDGFIKE, from the coding sequence GTGTTAAGATTAGATGCAGAATTAAATAAAGATATAATAGCTGAGCTTAAAAAACCGTTAGGCAAATTATATCCTGACTTTGAAGATGCGATTGATGATATAAAATCTTCTGAGTTTTTAATTTCTGTAGGTGATGAGACTTTCTCAAATCTTACTAAATATGAATTATATCCAAATATTGGTATTATTGATAACTTAATTCAAAGAAAAAATCATACTCATGACGTTATACGTGCAGATCATATTTTAAAAGCAGATAATCCTGCAGGATGCATTACAGATGATCTATGGGAAACCATAGGCCAAGCTCTTGAATTATCTAACACTGGCGAATGTTATGTAATTGAAGTATTAGGGGAAGAAGATCTTGCAGTTCTTCCTTGCATCATTATGACAAATCCTGAAACTACCATTTTGTATGGTCAGCCAAATGAAGGATTGGTGCTTTTAAAGGCATCTGATTTAAAAGATAAAGCTCAAAAGCTTATTGACGGATTTATTAAAGAATAA
- the spt4 gene encoding transcription elongation factor subunit Spt4: protein MKACTVCKMISDKDQCPSCGSPTSDNWSGLLIITDPEESELARELNIEIPGEYCLRVR, encoded by the coding sequence ATGAAAGCATGTACAGTTTGTAAAATGATTTCAGATAAAGATCAATGCCCTAGTTGCGGAAGTCCAACTTCTGATAACTGGAGTGGTCTTTTGATTATTACAGATCCGGAAGAATCTGAATTAGCTCGTGAATTGAATATTGAAATTCCGGGAGAATATTGTTTAAGAGTAAGATAG
- a CDS encoding DNA-directed RNA polymerase has protein sequence MYYKTKIEDTVRIPPYKFEKPLEEVAIETLNETYEGRLDKKLGLLICVNDIDEISEGRLIMGDGASYHNVVFEAIFFKPEQHEIFDGEVIDIVDYGAFVRIGPMDGLIHVSQVTDDYISYDAKRGALIAKESNKTLDEGDLVRARAVSVSIKDESTNNIENNRNSKIPLTMRQSNLGRFEWIEEAKEKGKKGKQ, from the coding sequence TTGTATTATAAAACAAAAATTGAGGATACTGTAAGAATTCCACCTTACAAATTTGAAAAACCTCTTGAAGAAGTCGCTATCGAAACTTTAAACGAAACTTATGAGGGTCGTTTAGATAAAAAACTAGGTTTACTTATCTGTGTCAACGATATTGATGAAATTAGTGAAGGTAGACTCATTATGGGTGATGGAGCTTCATATCACAATGTTGTATTTGAAGCAATATTCTTTAAACCTGAACAACATGAAATATTTGATGGTGAAGTAATTGATATTGTTGATTATGGTGCTTTTGTAAGAATCGGACCTATGGACGGTCTAATACATGTTTCTCAAGTAACTGATGATTATATTAGTTATGATGCTAAAAGAGGAGCATTAATTGCAAAGGAATCTAATAAAACCTTGGATGAAGGCGACTTAGTAAGAGCTAGAGCAGTTAGTGTTTCAATTAAAGATGAATCTACTAATAATATTGAGAATAATAGGAATTCAAAGATTCCTCTTACTATGAGACAATCCAATTTAGGTAGATTCGAATGGATTGAAGAAGCTAAAGAAAAAGGTAAGAAGGGTAAACAATGA
- a CDS encoding PIN domain-containing protein, translating into MDSKEVVIDTNFFMVPFQFNVDIIAELEKLLPSYKLTTPSFVINELKGLKKNNKGKTRLNANLALKLANSSKIEIKDISLLENETVDDALLRVSEVLATNDIELKNRAKNKGITVAYLRQKKYIAVEGKI; encoded by the coding sequence ATGGACTCTAAAGAAGTTGTAATAGATACCAATTTTTTTATGGTTCCTTTTCAGTTCAATGTGGATATTATCGCTGAACTTGAAAAATTATTACCTTCTTATAAATTAACTACTCCAAGCTTTGTTATCAATGAATTGAAGGGTTTGAAAAAAAATAATAAAGGAAAAACAAGGTTAAATGCAAATTTGGCTTTGAAGTTAGCTAATTCTTCAAAAATTGAAATAAAGGATATTTCATTATTGGAAAATGAAACTGTGGATGATGCGTTACTTAGAGTTTCAGAAGTTTTAGCTACAAATGATATTGAATTAAAAAATCGTGCAAAAAACAAAGGAATAACTGTTGCATATTTGAGGCAAAAAAAATATATTGCTGTTGAAGGAAAAATATAA